ATATCCATCATCATAGCTGTCTGTCTGTGCTCCATGACCATAGTCAAAATATTGGGTATCActcctgaaaacaacaacaacatattgcCATCATCAAGACGACTCCACACTAGGCTACACAATCACAGAACACATCCTGCCAACATGCATATACAACTAAAGACGTACAAGCTTTTACCAAACATGGCATAAAAATatgagtataaaaaaaaaaaaaaaaaaaaaagagatctGCAACCAAAAACGCATTTTATGGATTTTTAAGTCCAGATAATTCACATAAAGGTATGAATGTTGAGGAAGTCCAAATTTCTGTGGAATGTATTGATTTTATATTGTTCCAGGGATTGGAGACTGACAGGATTGGGAATCACAGTCAGCACTATGATCCTGGGTTACTCTGTGGCCAGGCAGAGGTACGCATGTCCCCACTCCCAGGTAAAACACCCAGTGTGGAGACACAACAGGGACTGATCACCCAGCATACACACAAGCCCAGCCACAACTACACAGTTATTGTAGACAGGCAGGATAGGGGATCACAATCAGCACTTTGATCCTCCATATCAGATTTTTAGGGTCTACATTCATGGTGCGAAGATGAATGTGGTATATCAAAAAATGAGCTGGCCCAAACTTAGAGacacattactttttttttttatcatggcCTGGCCAAATCACTGGAAAcacaaacattaacattttattgCAAATAACATTAATTCCATAAGTATTCAATCAACTAAGTCTTGTGCTTCATAAGAATGAGGGTCGACAAAAAGAAGAAATCCTTATGGAGATGCCAAAACATGCCGTGACAGTACACTCTAAAACTTGTGCTACTTTGGTAAATCGGTGGAAATTTTCCCCACTTCAGAAATGCCCTCATAGAACTGTTCTCTTTGCTTTCAGACCCAAAAATCCTGCGATGTGTGATACTTACGCTTGAGCTCCATATGACTGGTCGTATCCATCCCCATAGCCCTGGTCTGCATATGCGTCGTCATAGCCTCCACTCTGGCAATATACCAACCACATATTCATGATCAATtaattattggtgttttaagctgtactccagaagatttcacttatacaatgaagGCCAGAATTGTGTCTGGAAGAAAGTGGGCTCCAAAACAATTTATATGCCAACAAGTGTTAAGGCAGttataatacacatattaacTGCACATGATCCCAGCACAAACAATCTGCTGATGGCCGCAAAAGCCACATCTGGCCTTCTGTACTTGGAAACTGGAAGGAGAGTCGatcttttcaatttttactCAAGACAGGAATTAAAACACAACAGGTGGAAGCCAATaggcaaaacaaaataatgaaaactgaGTTCAAAGATTAGCAAGTACAAGCACCAACAATaagtacattttgtacatgtacctgacaactTGTATGGTAGACATTTCACAAGCAGCTGGAAAATACCGCTTACATGTATTCTCTACAGCAAAAAAAATGCTGCTTTGCGACAGATCTGGAAAAGCTGCTTATTTGCAAATTAAACTTAATGGTTGTAAAGCCCCACAAAAGTTCATGAATGTTACTTCATGCATGTTTCACAGGAGTCCCAGGTGCCAAATCTCTTTCCACACCTCTAATTAGCTTGTGATAGTCTTGATATACTATGTTTAGTTGCAGCTCGCTATGTTTACAAGCGGTAAACAACGAAATCTGTCATCTTTCCCCACAGCATGAAATTGTTTACATAAACATCTCATCACCAAACTCTTTTACTGCAGGCTTTCACAAATCCTAGGGCAGTTGTATGTATGCAGGAGGCTGACTGGTTAACTAAaactgtacagatacatgtctgCCTTACAGTAGGGCCCTCACAGCTGTCCAGCAGGTGTACTATAAGAGGAGTTACAGCAGAACTAAGACAAACCAAACTCTGTCAGATAATAAACACATCTAGAGCCTTGTATAaaccagtatgtacatatatttacatctgCTGTGATCTCTGGTTTGGCAAGATTATGCCTACAGGAGCCTACTTTTCATTAGAGTTTAAAAAAGGTTTCAAATAGGGGAAACAAGGACCTAGATTTGTTCCCCACTAAAATTGGAACTGATGTTCAAAATggaatatataattttttttcagaaaacaaagacaaaacaaaaatagaataaaacaaaatcttaaaCCCTGCTTTGAATGTCTGTGGGTATTTTAAATGGATCTACGTTTTATTATCAGACATTATTCAGGGACATAAGTCTTCTGCATGAGCAGATTTAAACCCAGAGGTATTGGACTGGAATTCCATATCAGTATACACCTCCAGAGGTATTGGACTGGAATTCCATATCAGTATACACTTCCAGAGGTATTGAACTGGAATTCCATATCAGTATACACCTCCAGAGGTATTGGACTGGAATTCCATATCAGTATACACTTCCAGAGGTATTGGACTGGAATTCCATTTCAGTATACACCTCCAGAGGTATTGGACTGGAAATCCATATCAGTATACACTTCCAGAGGTATTGGACTGGAATTCCATTTCAGTATACACCTCCAGAGGTATTGGACTGGAATTCCATATCAGTATACACTTCCAGAGGTACTGGACTGGAATTCCATTTCAGTATACACCTCCAGAGGTATTTGGAGCAACTCTGGAAATGGTACTTACATAGTCGTCGTAACTTTCGGCTGGAATGGGTGCTGGAGCTGGTGGAGGGGCAGGGGGTCGCATGCCACCTCTTGGTGCCACACCCCTAGCAGACCCTCGACTAAGTCCTTGGGAGGGTAGACCTCGGGCTCCTCGCGCCACTCCAGAGAAGCCACCTGGGCCGCTgtggagtaaaaaaaaacaaaacaatgaatgaatctGGGAAACACTCCATGACAATCACAGTGCAGGTCAGTTTTTGTATTTGTAAGAAGTAACCAACTCACAAGAAATATATTGCAGTGATCTGCATGAAACACAGTACCTGGACATTTAGAAAACCATAAACTATAAACTcaagtcaaatatatatacatatgcgaatggtttaaatattatttgataaaaaaaaaacccttaaagaaatatacatgaatgaatTTATCTAATTTATGACTTTAACACCATACAAATACATTAAGTATTACCTGTCTGTAGCTGTGCAGATTTAAAAGAGATATCCTTTAATTTCTATTTACAGACATGCCAAAACAACTTACCCTTGTCTTATGCCTCTGCCCCCTGGGGTTGCCAATAAGCCACCAACGCCACCTCGTCCCCTGGGTGGCGGTGGTCCCCCTCGGCCACGCCCACGGCCCCTGGGTGGGGGAGGGCCTCCAGGTGGGGCACGCTCTTGGTAACCTCCATTGAGGAACATCATCTCCTGCCTCTGCTGCTCTCCTATATCATCGTTATGTTCCTGCAACAAGCAGAGATATAGTTCTCATCTCCATGGCAGACACGCCAGTGAGGTTTCTTCTCACTACAAACTTTATATTTCTTTCAATTGCTGGTTAATGTGATACTGAATTCTCCTTGGCAAGCCTATTTCTGAGAACTGTCAACTCTCTTCTTCATTTTTAGCAGAAATGCTCTTCAGCACTCCCCAGATTAATGAGTACAGATGTATTGGTTCCTTTACTCTATAtgacaatgtaacaaaatgtattcGACATCAACTTGCACATACCGGTTCTCATGCCCTAATACATATAGAACATGCATATAGACTTGTAAAACAGTTCCTTTGACACCTTAAGTCATGCATCAAAGCTTCTCAAATGAAGActtcaaaacaatgaaaaacaaactttaatatACATTGAAGGCTCCAGATGTTACTTACAGGAATCAAAAACTTTTTCAGCTCTGTTAAGCCATGAGAAATCCTAGCATAGGCATCAGCCACATCTGTGAAGACTTCGATTAGCACATGAAGTTCATCATTCAGATGAGCATATTTACCTCCCTCTTTACGACATTCTTCTTCCTGTAAAAGAAAGGAGACATAGCTTGTTAAAGCCAAACAACCATCCCACATACAGCAGCAAGAACCAATGGGCAACAGCCAGGCCCACAGTGTTCATGACGGCTGCAATTCCCAATTCCATCTCAAAGCCTAATTATTGCTCAAAACATACATCAGATAAATGCTGCTCATCCGGCATGAACAGAAATCTCCCATTTACCTAGCACTGAAGTCAAAAACCCCATCGTGTCCATTAGTGCCCATAGCAACACTCCTGGAACTGGGCCATTTCATGTTCAACCAAATTGTGCAGACTACAAAGCATCTTTCCATGGGAAATTCAGCTCCAGCAAATCTCTGTCATGAAGTAACCTGGCCCTAGTCCGAATAGGTCTCAGTTGTCTGTTAACAgttaatgataaataaatgaaaaatgtaggGCATGAGTTGAagtgcacataaatgtacacgtCTGGATTGTCACAGTAAGTCAGAAACGCCAAGTTTCTTTGGAAGTTCTGCATGCTACTCTTTGATAAAGGTCTGTTCTAAAGACAATGGCAGATCCATCATATGTAAGAAATTTGAAATCAACCAGAAATTTAAGATCCAGGGACACACAAAAAggtttttatatatacatgcacatgtccaaGCAGACCAGTTACCATAGTACAAGCCCTCTGACATTGCCTGGGACACGGGCAGGTACAAGCCCAGGGATTAGCCCAGGCCAGGTACTTGTACACCACCAGGGACggggacaggtacatgtacaagcctaGGGACgaagacaggtacatgtacaagcccagGGACAGGTCCAGGTACATGCACAAGCCCAGGGACAGGACCAGGTACATGCACAAGCCCAGGGACAGGACCAGGTACATGCACAAGCCCAGGGACAgggccaggtacatgtacaagcccagGAACATGgccaggtacatgcacataaccAGGGACACagccaggtacatgcacataaccAGGGACatggccaggtacatgtacaacaccagGGACACGgccaggtacatgcacataaccAGGGACACAgtcaggtacatgcacataaccAGGGACATGGCCAGGTACGTGTACAACACCAGGGACACGGCCAGGTACTTGCACAAGCCCACGgacaggtacatgcacaagCCCACGgacaggtacatgcacaagCCCAGGGACACGGCCAGGTACATGCACAAGCCCAGGGACACGGCCAGGTACAAGCACGGGGCCAAGGCCAGGTACATGCAAAAGCCCAGGGACacagccaggtacatgtacaagctcaGGGACACAGCCAGGTACATGCACAAGCCCAGGGACACAGCCAGGTACATGAACACCACCAGGGACGGGGCCAGGTACATGCACAAGCCCAGGGACAGGGCCAGGTACATGCAAAAGCCCAGGGACACAGCCAGGTACATGCACAAGCCCAGGGACACAGCCAGGTACATGAACACCACCAGGGACGGGGCCAGGTACTTGCACAAGCCCAGGGACACGGCCAGGTACAAGCTCAGGGACACGGCCAGGTACACATACACGCCCAGGGACACAGCCAGGTATATGTACAAGCTCAGGGACATGGCCAGGTATATGTACAAGCTCAGGGACATGGCCAGGTATATGTACAAGCTCAGGGTCACGGCCAGGTACACGTATAAGCTCAGGCACATGGCCAGGTACATCTCAAGCTCAGGGACAtgaccaggtacatgtacaagccctGGAACATGCACAAGCTCAGTACCATTGCCATCAGCTGTTGTATTGATTTCTGGACTCTGAGATGTCTACCAATCAACTCTTACAGAATGATAATACACACAGAGCCTACAATATACAGCAACAAGTTAACATTGTAACTCAGGCCCATCCTCAAAAAATCCCCTGCTGGGAATTATGAGTAATCTAACCATATGTAGAAAAAATATGGTAGtcaatgatgtttttttttctctttcactCTGATTAGAGAAAAACACTGGGCTTTTAAGATGGGAGAGAGGAGTGTTGTAGTGAGTGATAGCATGTTTAACATCCAAAGGCCTTGGTCATATAAAGATTGTAAAAACAGACAGTTGTCTACAATCAAATACCTGATAAGGTCTATTTAAAAGTACCTGAGTATATATCTACAACTAGattcaaaacaatattttctccCTGGGTATGTGtgtaagagtgagtgagtgcttagggtttaacatcgtactttttcaatcatatgacggcgagggaatccttagagtgcatgtaatgtgcctccttcttgcaggacggatttccactgttcttttatctagtgctgcttcactgagatgccttaccgaaggcaagta
Above is a window of Liolophura sinensis isolate JHLJ2023 chromosome 7, CUHK_Ljap_v2, whole genome shotgun sequence DNA encoding:
- the LOC135469767 gene encoding KH domain-containing, RNA-binding, signal transduction-associated protein 3-like — its product is MDDKYKLQLQIESENLDPSFEHAARLVSQELERLESGAPPTSSAQSQSTDTAGQLLQVHVDKPIKLSAKVKIPVKEHPKFNFVGKLLGPQGNSLKRLQHETGTKMSILGRGSMRDKAKEEECRKEGGKYAHLNDELHVLIEVFTDVADAYARISHGLTELKKFLIPEHNDDIGEQQRQEMMFLNGGYQERAPPGGPPPPRGRGRGRGGPPPPRGRGGVGGLLATPGGRGIRQGGPGGFSGVARGARGLPSQGLSRGSARGVAPRGGMRPPAPPPAPAPIPAESYDDYSGGYDDAYADQGYGDGYDQSYGAQASDTQYFDYGHGAQTDSYDDGYGDAQWGSTVPAMKAPVSRGRGQYRSHPYVGGGRGVAY